One genomic region from Pyrobaculum islandicum DSM 4184 encodes:
- a CDS encoding glutamyl-tRNA reductase, with protein MDLLSPLSAIVLTYREVDTDTLGKIGEEMRKCLEQMGRGTPIYVLHTCGRVEAYLYGASPEEVQTVAETYRKYVNSVRIIAGVEAARHLFRVAAGLDSMLIGETDVLGQLEEAFDRQVRAGYTRGLLKTIVERAVRVGKRVRTETAISRGPRGLGSLSIIYVSRLLDMRQAKVAVLGAGAVGAGLAMELAARGVKKLYILNRTLEKAKEVAAKTGGEARPLTKEEVERCLRECDVVFSSVHSMEYIIDKIPEGASVKVVVDLGVPQTVASGLPVKVVRIEDLREIAEQYNAERASEIAKAEAIVEEELAILPKLLARRYIEETVSTFIETAMLAAEEEGARAGCNTATLAARTTVKRILLPLVERLKKMAEDGQIEEAVKLAQMLSQTIGRKI; from the coding sequence ATGGATCTACTCTCTCCCCTCTCCGCCATAGTTTTGACGTATAGAGAGGTTGACACAGATACGCTTGGAAAAATTGGCGAAGAAATGCGTAAATGTCTTGAGCAAATGGGGCGGGGCACGCCTATATACGTCTTACATACTTGTGGCAGAGTTGAAGCCTATTTGTACGGCGCCTCGCCAGAGGAGGTACAGACTGTGGCAGAGACCTACAGGAAATATGTCAACTCTGTACGTATAATCGCCGGCGTCGAGGCGGCGCGCCACCTCTTCCGTGTGGCGGCTGGGCTGGACTCTATGTTGATCGGCGAGACCGACGTACTTGGCCAGCTGGAGGAAGCCTTTGACAGACAGGTGAGAGCCGGCTACACCAGAGGCTTGCTGAAGACTATAGTAGAGAGGGCCGTGCGGGTGGGGAAGCGGGTGAGGACGGAGACCGCGATATCTAGGGGGCCCAGGGGGCTGGGCTCTCTTTCAATAATCTACGTGTCGCGTCTCCTCGACATGAGACAAGCCAAAGTCGCAGTATTGGGAGCTGGCGCAGTTGGCGCCGGGCTAGCTATGGAGCTGGCGGCCAGGGGTGTGAAAAAGCTCTATATATTAAACAGGACTTTAGAAAAAGCTAAGGAGGTTGCGGCTAAGACGGGGGGAGAGGCCAGGCCGCTGACTAAGGAAGAAGTAGAGCGCTGTCTGAGAGAGTGCGACGTAGTGTTCTCCTCAGTGCACTCCATGGAGTATATAATAGATAAAATACCAGAGGGGGCCTCTGTAAAAGTAGTGGTGGACCTCGGCGTCCCCCAGACCGTGGCGTCTGGCCTACCTGTGAAAGTTGTACGGATAGAAGACCTCAGGGAGATAGCGGAGCAATACAACGCAGAGAGAGCCTCCGAGATAGCCAAAGCTGAGGCCATAGTCGAAGAGGAGCTGGCGATACTACCCAAGCTCCTCGCCAGGAGATATATAGAAGAGACAGTCTCCACTTTTATTGAAACGGCTATGTTGGCCGCAGAAGAGGAGGGGGCTAGAGCCGGTTGTAACACGGCGACTCTAGCCGCGAGAACCACAGTGAAAAGAATTCTCCTACCCCTTGTAGAGAGGCTAAAAAAGATGGCAGAAGATGGCCAGATAGAAGAGGCTGTAAAACTAGCGCAGATGCTGTCGCAGACCATCGGCAGAAAAATATAA
- a CDS encoding formate--phosphoribosylaminoimidazolecarboxamide ligase, with translation MSVLKRYDLEKLAVATVASHTALQILRGAKKYGFRTIAIAGRADVAEFYQQFNFIDEVWTVDFRNFVKAAEKLVEANAVFIPHGSYVEYVGWRQALEAPVPTLGCRELIKWEADQYKKMELLQRGGIPTSRVYKTPEEVDRPVIVKLFGAKGGRGYFLARDREELRRRLAGLSDYIIQEYVFGVPAYYHYFSSPVYGRVEVFGADIRYESNVDGRTFGWVEPTFVVVGNLPLVLRESLLPTIWKYGVQFAKAVEEVVGCRLAGPYCLESIIRDDMSISVFEFSGRIVAGTNIYMGYGSPYSVLYFDRPMDMGERIAHEIREAARRGRLEDLFT, from the coding sequence ATGTCTGTATTAAAGAGATATGACTTAGAAAAACTTGCTGTAGCAACAGTGGCGTCTCATACTGCATTACAAATTCTGAGGGGGGCAAAGAAATATGGTTTTAGGACTATTGCGATAGCGGGTAGAGCCGACGTCGCCGAATTTTACCAACAGTTTAACTTCATAGACGAAGTGTGGACTGTAGACTTTAGAAATTTTGTAAAAGCGGCTGAAAAACTGGTAGAAGCCAATGCAGTTTTTATACCACATGGCTCTTACGTAGAATACGTCGGCTGGAGACAGGCGCTGGAGGCGCCGGTTCCCACCCTCGGCTGTAGAGAGTTAATCAAGTGGGAGGCAGATCAGTACAAGAAGATGGAGCTCCTCCAGAGAGGCGGCATCCCCACGTCGAGGGTCTACAAAACGCCGGAGGAGGTGGATAGGCCCGTCATAGTTAAGCTCTTCGGCGCCAAGGGGGGCAGGGGGTACTTCCTCGCTAGAGATAGAGAGGAGCTGAGGAGGAGGCTGGCCGGCTTGAGCGACTACATTATCCAGGAGTACGTATTCGGCGTGCCGGCCTACTACCATTACTTCTCCTCGCCGGTCTACGGCAGGGTGGAGGTCTTTGGCGCAGACATTAGGTACGAGTCTAACGTAGACGGGAGGACCTTCGGCTGGGTAGAGCCCACTTTCGTCGTCGTGGGCAACCTCCCCCTGGTTCTTAGGGAGTCTTTACTCCCAACGATATGGAAGTACGGCGTCCAGTTTGCCAAAGCCGTCGAGGAGGTGGTCGGCTGCAGACTTGCGGGGCCCTACTGCCTGGAGTCTATAATAAGAGACGACATGTCAATCTCAGTCTTCGAGTTCTCTGGGCGGATTGTGGCTGGGACGAACATATACATGGGCTACGGCTCGCCCTACTCAGTCCTCTACTTCGACAGGCCTATGGACATGGGGGAGAGGATAGCCCACGAGATAAGGGAGGCCGCCCGGAGGGGCCGCCTAGAGGATCTCTTCACGTAG
- a CDS encoding formate--phosphoribosylaminoimidazolecarboxamide ligase family protein, protein MVSVAVLASHSALDVLDGARDEGLKTVAIAKKGRERAYREFPVVDKLIVLDDYRDILKIVDLLKAEEAVFVPNRSFAVYVGYDAIEREFPVPIFGNRFLLRWEERTGPQNYYRLLDEAGIRRPRTFRPDEVDRPVIVKMPEAERRVERGFFIARDRDDLYRKAKRLADAGVIKLEDLERSSIEELVLGAHFNANYFYSVMRRRLELHSFDRRIQSNLDGVFRLPARDQLEVDPEVRYIEVGHEPATIRESLLEKVFDVGYRFVEAARRLVPPGVIGPFTLQFIVTPQLDLVVYDVAPRIGGGTNVYIGIGGQYSKLYFGKPISIGRRIAMEIREAAEQGRLPEITT, encoded by the coding sequence ATGGTTTCTGTGGCTGTGTTGGCGTCCCATAGCGCATTAGACGTGTTAGATGGCGCCAGAGACGAAGGGCTGAAGACAGTGGCTATAGCAAAGAAGGGGAGGGAGAGGGCCTACAGAGAGTTCCCCGTGGTAGACAAGCTAATTGTATTAGATGACTATAGAGACATATTGAAGATCGTAGACTTATTAAAGGCCGAGGAGGCGGTTTTTGTCCCAAATAGATCTTTCGCAGTATATGTGGGCTACGACGCCATAGAGAGAGAGTTCCCAGTGCCGATCTTCGGGAACCGGTTCCTACTAAGGTGGGAGGAGAGGACGGGGCCTCAGAACTACTACCGTTTGCTAGACGAGGCAGGGATAAGGCGGCCTAGGACTTTTAGACCGGACGAGGTGGACCGCCCAGTTATCGTCAAAATGCCAGAGGCGGAGAGGAGGGTCGAGAGGGGGTTCTTCATCGCCCGCGACCGCGACGACCTATACAGAAAGGCCAAACGTCTGGCAGACGCCGGAGTGATAAAGCTGGAGGACTTAGAGCGGTCTTCCATCGAGGAGCTGGTCCTCGGGGCCCATTTCAACGCCAACTACTTCTACTCAGTCATGAGGAGACGGCTTGAGTTACACAGTTTCGACAGGAGGATACAGAGCAACCTAGATGGGGTGTTCCGCCTGCCTGCCAGAGACCAGCTGGAGGTAGACCCTGAGGTGAGGTATATAGAGGTGGGCCACGAGCCTGCGACAATACGAGAGTCCCTCCTCGAGAAGGTGTTCGACGTCGGCTACAGATTTGTGGAGGCGGCACGCCGTCTCGTCCCCCCGGGGGTGATCGGGCCTTTCACCCTTCAGTTCATTGTGACACCCCAGCTGGACCTCGTGGTTTACGACGTCGCGCCGAGGATAGGCGGCGGCACTAACGTATACATTGGGATCGGGGGGCAGTACTCCAAGCTCTACTTCGGCAAACCGATATCGATAGGGAGGAGGATAGCTATGGAGATCCGCGAAGCCGCCGAGCAGGGGAGACTCCCTGAAATTACTACGTGA
- a CDS encoding 5-(carboxyamino)imidazole ribonucleotide synthase, translating into MRLLVLGGGQLALMMSWAAARLPLDFVVYDPDPRAPAYKYAIKASDPLREVERADYVTFEFENVEWEVAEYAHKLGKLRPHLDYLRVKKSRIWEREALGELGVPTPRWAVARDGAEAMELAAKWGRAIAKVPSGGYDGKGQYLLPRERPPAEGPLLVEEYVNIAREFSIIAARSEDGDVYFYPPAQNYYVQGILVWNYAPAEAPPEAYRYVEKILEWRRYVGILAVEFFEDRSGRILVNEIAPRVHNTGHWTLETDASQFENHVRAAVGLPLRRPRALAPTAMVNLLGVASPPIRELERLGKVYWYGKAEARPRRKMGHVNITADTTAEAIAKAREAMRIIYGRKFPELVLKNYGSRQ; encoded by the coding sequence ATGCGGCTATTGGTTCTCGGAGGGGGCCAGCTGGCACTTATGATGTCCTGGGCAGCCGCCAGACTGCCGCTGGACTTTGTCGTCTACGACCCAGACCCCAGAGCCCCTGCGTATAAATATGCTATTAAGGCGAGCGACCCGCTGCGGGAGGTAGAGAGGGCGGACTACGTCACCTTCGAGTTTGAAAATGTGGAATGGGAGGTGGCGGAATACGCCCACAAACTGGGCAAGCTGAGGCCCCATCTGGACTACCTTAGGGTGAAGAAGAGTAGGATATGGGAGAGGGAGGCGCTCGGCGAGCTGGGGGTGCCGACCCCCCGCTGGGCTGTGGCTAGAGATGGCGCAGAGGCTATGGAACTGGCGGCCAAGTGGGGGAGAGCCATCGCCAAGGTGCCCTCCGGCGGCTACGACGGCAAGGGCCAGTATCTGCTCCCCAGAGAGAGGCCGCCCGCGGAGGGCCCCCTCCTGGTGGAGGAATACGTAAACATCGCGAGGGAGTTCTCAATAATAGCGGCTAGGTCTGAAGACGGCGACGTGTACTTCTACCCGCCCGCCCAGAACTACTACGTCCAAGGCATCTTGGTGTGGAACTACGCCCCCGCCGAGGCGCCGCCCGAGGCCTATAGATACGTGGAGAAGATCCTGGAGTGGCGTAGATACGTAGGCATCCTCGCCGTGGAGTTCTTCGAAGACAGAAGCGGCAGGATTCTCGTCAATGAGATCGCGCCCCGCGTCCACAACACAGGCCACTGGACCCTAGAGACAGACGCCTCCCAGTTCGAAAACCACGTCAGAGCAGCCGTCGGCCTCCCCCTCAGGAGGCCACGCGCCTTAGCGCCCACCGCCATGGTGAACCTACTGGGCGTCGCCAGCCCACCCATTAGGGAGCTGGAGAGGCTCGGCAAGGTGTACTGGTACGGCAAGGCGGAGGCGCGGCCCAGGCGCAAGATGGGCCACGTAAACATCACAGCAGACACCACGGCGGAGGCCATAGCCAAGGCCCGAGAGGCGATGAGGATAATCTACGGCAGAAAATTCCCAGAACTCGTCCTCAAAAACTACGGCAGTAGACAATAG
- the purE gene encoding 5-(carboxyamino)imidazole ribonucleotide mutase: MKVAVIMGSINDLEVMKEALEVLKMLEIPYEARVVSAHRTPDFMAEFAKKAEQEFDVIIAGAGGAAHLPGMTAAYTPLPVIGVPIPTKHLGGLDSLLSIVQMPRGTPVATVAIGGAANAAFLAARILGIKYPEVKEKVKKHMAQMRDEVLSKSFLGDFKP, encoded by the coding sequence ATGAAGGTGGCTGTGATAATGGGGTCTATAAACGACCTAGAGGTTATGAAAGAGGCTCTAGAAGTTTTAAAGATGTTAGAAATACCATATGAAGCTAGAGTAGTAAGCGCCCATAGGACGCCAGATTTTATGGCAGAATTTGCTAAAAAGGCAGAGCAGGAATTTGACGTAATTATAGCCGGGGCTGGAGGGGCTGCCCATCTGCCAGGCATGACTGCGGCATATACGCCGTTGCCTGTCATAGGCGTCCCCATACCGACAAAACACCTCGGCGGTTTAGACTCGCTACTGTCTATCGTCCAAATGCCCAGGGGCACTCCCGTAGCCACTGTGGCAATAGGCGGAGCTGCAAATGCGGCTTTTCTCGCAGCTAGAATCTTAGGCATAAAATACCCCGAGGTGAAAGAGAAAGTGAAAAAACACATGGCACAAATGCGCGATGAAGTTCTTTCAAAAAGTTTCTTAGGCGATTTTAAGCCATAA
- the purL gene encoding phosphoribosylformylglycinamidine synthase subunit PurL: MGLTQRELEIIRERLGREPTAAELAFFTSHWSEHCSYKSTKMWLRELPGSAPWVVRGRGTDAPLVEVAHGLYVSFKIESHNHPSAVDPYNGAATGVGGIIRDILTVGATPIALLVNLHFGPPEDPHAKWIFSNVIKGISDYGNRVGVPVVGGETWFDEDFTYTPIVLATCVGVVEAEAVPKGYVEPGDYIVVAGLGADRSGLGGSAFASKTLEGGEDLGAIQVADPLMGKKLIDVVKEVSRCVKFIKDLGGGGLATALAELSHWFSLGVEFHLDKLHVRDASALPEELLISETQERLIFVISPRDLPCLEEALRKYEVPYSIPGRFVKSDRVLVMWKGVKIVDIPISLADGAPEILWPQEPYQPSDIPEIPEPPIDKAIDIVLSSPNVAKKESIYMRFDFDVGVRTAVKPGEGDAAVLKLYQRGQLGLVVKGDANPRYTFLDPRLGAANAFVKAYRNVAVVGGVPLAAVDSINVGSPERPQVYWRFVQAVQGLKEAATELEVPIVGGKVSLYNEYMGRPIKPTVAVVVLGKIDDVSKANRALWHDGDKIYIWGVTKGEVGGSEYLKRVHGILAGRPPSIDYAAEKEIVAVIQSWLGKISGATDVGLGGLITALAKMAINSGIGGEIDVCKAPAETTRLDYLLFSESNGRFIATGAEGPGVAIGEAYGEEFVVKCGGTLIYKRGVEELKRLMSL; this comes from the coding sequence ATGGGTTTAACACAACGCGAGCTTGAGATAATACGTGAGAGACTGGGGAGAGAGCCCACAGCCGCCGAGTTGGCCTTTTTCACGTCACATTGGTCTGAGCACTGCTCCTACAAATCCACTAAGATGTGGCTCAGAGAGCTCCCCGGCTCTGCGCCGTGGGTTGTTAGAGGAAGGGGCACAGACGCCCCGCTTGTAGAGGTGGCGCACGGTCTCTACGTCAGCTTTAAGATAGAATCACATAACCACCCTAGCGCCGTCGACCCCTACAACGGGGCAGCTACCGGCGTCGGTGGGATAATACGAGATATCCTAACCGTTGGAGCGACACCGATAGCTCTTCTCGTTAATCTACACTTCGGCCCTCCCGAGGACCCCCACGCCAAGTGGATATTTTCTAACGTGATTAAGGGTATCTCTGACTATGGCAACCGAGTCGGGGTCCCCGTGGTGGGCGGCGAGACGTGGTTTGACGAAGATTTTACATACACTCCCATAGTCCTCGCCACTTGCGTCGGGGTGGTTGAGGCAGAGGCTGTGCCGAAGGGTTACGTAGAGCCTGGGGATTACATCGTGGTGGCGGGCCTTGGGGCAGACAGAAGCGGGCTAGGCGGCTCGGCCTTCGCCAGCAAGACCTTGGAGGGGGGCGAGGACCTCGGCGCAATACAAGTGGCAGACCCCCTAATGGGAAAAAAGCTAATCGACGTAGTGAAAGAAGTTAGTAGATGTGTAAAGTTCATAAAAGACCTGGGAGGCGGGGGCTTGGCCACAGCTCTCGCCGAGCTTTCCCACTGGTTTTCCCTAGGGGTGGAGTTCCACTTAGACAAGCTACATGTACGAGATGCATCGGCCTTGCCCGAGGAGTTGCTCATAAGCGAGACACAAGAACGTCTGATTTTCGTCATTTCTCCACGAGATTTGCCATGTCTAGAGGAGGCGCTGAGAAAATACGAGGTTCCATACTCTATCCCAGGGCGTTTTGTAAAAAGCGATAGAGTATTGGTAATGTGGAAGGGCGTTAAGATAGTCGACATACCTATTTCTCTAGCAGATGGAGCGCCGGAAATCCTCTGGCCTCAAGAGCCTTACCAACCATCCGATATTCCCGAAATCCCCGAGCCGCCTATAGACAAAGCGATAGATATTGTCTTGTCCTCCCCCAATGTAGCTAAGAAAGAGTCTATATACATGCGCTTTGATTTCGATGTAGGAGTTAGGACGGCAGTAAAGCCGGGGGAGGGAGACGCCGCAGTGTTAAAACTCTATCAACGTGGGCAACTGGGCCTTGTAGTAAAGGGAGACGCCAATCCGAGGTACACCTTCTTAGATCCGAGACTGGGGGCCGCCAACGCCTTTGTAAAAGCCTATAGAAACGTCGCCGTTGTGGGCGGAGTTCCCCTCGCCGCCGTAGACTCTATAAACGTGGGGAGTCCCGAGAGGCCGCAAGTCTACTGGCGGTTTGTACAAGCTGTACAAGGCCTAAAGGAAGCCGCAACTGAACTTGAGGTGCCTATTGTAGGGGGTAAAGTCAGCCTATACAACGAATACATGGGCCGTCCCATAAAGCCGACAGTTGCCGTGGTCGTGCTTGGCAAAATCGACGACGTGTCTAAGGCAAATAGAGCGCTTTGGCACGACGGCGACAAAATATACATCTGGGGCGTTACAAAAGGTGAAGTAGGGGGGAGCGAGTATTTAAAAAGAGTACATGGGATACTTGCTGGGAGGCCTCCTAGTATAGATTATGCGGCTGAAAAAGAAATTGTAGCGGTTATACAGAGCTGGCTTGGGAAAATAAGTGGCGCTACTGACGTAGGACTCGGCGGGTTAATTACGGCGTTGGCAAAAATGGCTATAAACAGCGGCATAGGCGGCGAAATAGATGTATGTAAAGCCCCGGCAGAGACTACAAGACTAGACTATCTATTATTTAGCGAGTCGAATGGCCGTTTTATAGCAACGGGAGCAGAGGGGCCTGGCGTTGCAATTGGCGAGGCATATGGCGAAGAGTTTGTGGTTAAATGTGGCGGGACGTTGATATATAAGCGGGGGGTGGAAGAGCTTAAACGTCTAATGTCTCTTTGA
- a CDS encoding PaREP1 family protein, which translates to MAITLSPAVAELLKRAAGDRDVEAFLADLLAGRLDPPERVELYLRLHEKYLREAEELYRGGDLVQAGERYWGAVTALLNALAKKRGEPHYSHRDYAVLIDRLYRETKDRELVTAFAMAERLHANFYRNFLSPEGFEVHRESALRLVEKLKKLAET; encoded by the coding sequence ATGGCCATAACACTTTCTCCCGCAGTAGCAGAGCTTTTGAAGAGGGCGGCTGGGGACCGGGATGTAGAGGCTTTTCTCGCAGATCTGTTGGCCGGGAGGCTCGACCCGCCCGAGCGCGTCGAGCTGTATCTCCGCCTACACGAGAAATACCTCAGGGAGGCCGAGGAGCTGTATAGAGGGGGCGATCTTGTACAAGCCGGCGAGAGGTACTGGGGCGCGGTCACAGCCCTGCTGAACGCGTTGGCCAAGAAAAGGGGAGAGCCTCACTACAGCCACAGAGACTATGCGGTGCTAATCGACAGACTGTACAGAGAGACAAAAGACAGAGAACTCGTCACGGCGTTCGCCATGGCGGAAAGGCTACATGCCAACTTCTACCGCAACTTCCTCTCGCCGGAGGGCTTTGAAGTCCACAGGGAGTCCGCGCTGAGGCTCGTGGAGAAGCTAAAAAAGCTGGCCGAGACCTAG